A segment of the Nasonia vitripennis strain AsymCx chromosome 2, Nvit_psr_1.1, whole genome shotgun sequence genome:
atataaaaaaaataatctccCAGCATAAACATCGCCCACTCGACGTCCATCAACCTCAAACCCCATGAAGCCTCCCTCACATCCTCTATGAGCCAATCCCAGCGAATTATAATCGCCAGACAGTATACCTATAGAGAAAACTCGTTTGATTAGCAGCTGGTATGCCAACTCCCCGGTACAACCGTCGAGTAGCTACGGCCAGCGTCGACGCTACTGAAAAATTCGAACCGTATCACagtacgtatatacatatttcaTATATGGATTATTCAAACGAATCCGtcgattattttttacattcgaTAATTAATTCCACAGGGTACATCTCCTGCGTGCCGAGGACCTTTCTGTTCAGGATTTGCACCCTGTGCTTCTGCACGGACGTACCGAGCGTCGCCGTCTGCTGGGATTACAAGGGCGAGAAGTGCGCGAAGACTCAGAAGCTCGTAGATCAGCAGAATAACGCGGTTAACAACGATCCCAATGGTGtttggtgatttttttttctcctcgaggGATGATGCGTAAAtgagaattatttattgttgagAGGGGCGCGTAGTTCTGTCTGTTAGGTTTTTCAAACTTATAGTGTGCTGTACCATTTTTggcattttatttatacacactATATCACGATTATAATATagtatttaatataattaaagatTATACATGTAATATCCGATGTAcattatacaatattatagACTAGACTTACGCAGTGAATAAAGTGtttttgtatacattaaaaaacTGGATGATCCTCATGCGCGCACTTCATACAGCTACCATTCGATCCGCCAAATAATAATCCCACCCTATATACCTATCGAGATCGATATATCGTATAGAAACGCCGCGGCGACTAGTCCAAACCGCGCGCGATAGTCACCGCACGAAAACCATTTCCCGTTAATTTCAGTTCCGAAATCGCTAATTACTTCTCCGCCGGATTCGAATCCGGATTCCCATATCCATATcgtcgagcgagagagaagtcgatgaatttttaattgcacaCGGTATAATCAGCGCCGGGACATTAAAGCCGCGTGTCAATAAAGATGAGCGTGTACATGGATGACGCGATGCATTATTACCCGCTGCGAAATTCGGGGAAGCTGCGGAAGCGCTGCACATTACGATCGATTATGTGGGAGCCGATGCGCTTTGGGATTATTTATTCAGGGCTCCGAGAGTGATGGACGAGGTCTGACGAGGAGTTTGGATAATGATGTGGCTGCAGGCTGTGTCCAGATTATCCCCGTGCGTGTGTAGGAGAGCATCGAAGTTATATAGCTCTCGGATGTGAGGCGATGATGCGTTTGCTTATTGTTTTTACAGACTGCCTGTAAGAATCCATTTTCAGCCCGAATGTTGCGTCCGAATAACAAAGCTGTAACCCACAAGCTCGCGTTCTACGCATACCCCGGCGGCACATAACGCGCCACTATATCCACGACACTGAAAAAGCTCGCCAGAAAGTCGAGGAAAAGAATCCTTCTCGCATACGTCCCATACTCTGATACTGCGCGTCGGCGCACGTAATTTGTTACACACCGGCACGCCAGTCCACTCCCTctctacatacacacacacgtacaaaCTCTGCTCTTATACCCTAAGAAATGTTATTAGCCGCGACATTCCCGTCACGACGCGATAGTTCGCAAGGGAGCGATAAAGCGACGTGCGCCTTTCTCTTTTTCCACGGCTTTTTttgagctctctctctctctctctctctctctctctctctctctctctctctctctctctctcgatctgcGCACCGCGAAAATAAAAGGCGATAGTATAGTGTGTAGATAGAGCAGTCTTGGCACAGCGGCGACGAGATCGGTCGCGACTAATCGAAATGCAAATTGACGCGACTCGCTGGGGCGAAAATTAATCGCATCTGTCGGGAAATTTCGGACGTACGGTGAATTTAGCTCCGCTCGACCCGacgtctttttttcttccgtctatatatatatatatatatatatatatatatatatatatatatatatatatatatagctgtgcTGATGTGCTGTTTTTTTACGAGGCGAGACTTTTCGTCGTGAAATAAGTATAGTGAACATTCGTCGATACGCGTGCGCTAACCGTGTTTGCATTTATTTCTGTAACTTTATACGATATATACTGGGCGAATGGCGTTTTGCGTCGGAAACTGTTTTCACGACGAGCGAGTGTTATATAGTCCCGCAAAGCCGCGAATGCGTGTATACAACGTGTGTATTGTATAACAACGAGCTGTGTTTGAAATATTGCCGCCGTTTCTATCACTCTCTACATTTGTGACCCACATTCGAGAGATACGAAGATTTGCGAAGGAAACGTTGCGGTTACGGGCGATCGTTCGGGTATAGCACACACACAAGCCTTTTTATGATGTACCGGCCGTACAATACGTTATACGTGTACGCAAATCACAATACATTTGACGGGTTAGTTGAAACACGTTCGCCGAATCGTTAGCTGCTTAAAAACAAAGTTTCGGTCAatcgagcaaaaaaaaatcgcacatGCATTAGTTTCAATACACACACGCCGTATATTTTTCGGGGCTATAATAAacgaaacagagagagagagagagagagagagagagactttgaCGCTTATCAGAAAAGTTCCGACAGCTCTCCGATGTCGGCTCTCTGACGCCTCTATTCCCGCGGCTACGTTTAGCCGTGTTTACGAAAGTTTTTCCCGACCAGACTCGGCATTCCGTTGTCGCAGCGGGGGCTCTATAGAATAAAACGGAGAGTATTTGCATCAGAACTTTCGATTCGATTCGGAATTGCATTAGAATTATTCATGCGCCGTCACGTCCGTCGTGTTATTCGGCTAATTATACACATAGGGATGATAATGTGGGTAAAACAGGCATATCCAGCAGCGTTTCAAATTACCCGCCAAAAAtaacgaatgaaaaaaaagaaaagcctcGACGGCACAGCTAGTCAACGGTccgtatacacacagcgaGCTGGAAATAGGCTAAATCTCGGAAAGTCACGAGCCGCTgatgatattttaattttacaggATATTAAGGTCAAGTAAAGCCGAACGAAGCTTCTTGcgcgtcagctctcgcgtgGACTGGTGGTGCAGAGCAACACTTGTACGGTTGCATGACTAGCGAGAGCAAGAGACTTCCGGGGCCATCATCGCAGCCGCCTCGAGCTATATAACTCTCGGGGAAACTTGGGAGCGCGAGATTCCCTTTCGTCTCTGCTAAAtggtatgtgtgtgtacgagtGTGTATGTAGTCTTGGATATGGCTTTGTGTGCGGGTGACGCGGATCCTGCAGCGCTTATCGATTGTCTTGGATTCTTGGGGTGTGTGTGTACAAGAATAGAAggctatatatataggtgttaTGAAATCGTCGATTGATTTCGCGTGGATTTTTACGATAGATCGCTTCGGTCTCTCTTTCACGGCGTTTGTTATATTCTGTTGACAAGCGGTGGAATATCGGCATTTTTTAGATAGCGTCGAATTGATTTTTCTCTAGTTACTACAGCGGGATTCTTTTTTAACGAATAATACTAATAGGTTACATCAACAGCTCTGTATATTCGTATACCCTGTCGGGGGAAATCTGCCGGCATTTCGTATTTTCAACTTGAAAAAATCGCAGCGTACGACCTTATCACCGCGTACAAGTAGCGCATCTCACAGCATGTGGCATCACCGCGAACCTAATCGAAAATCCAAACCAAGACGGATGACCGCGCAGAAGATCCAAGTGCGAATCACTTTCTTCCTCTACTACACTTGCAGCGAACCGATTTCTCAAAATTCCGCACATCAATCCGCACAGCATCGAATCTCGAATACCAAGTGCTCGTCGACACGAATCTCCCATCGACGATCTCGCGGCTAAACCAACAGTCGGCTCCAGCAGCGCAGTCCTCGCCCAGACAGACAGGCAATCTCCGCAACTAACTCCCCATTAATTAAGACAAAGGAATCCGAGCAGACTgcgccgcgcggcggcggtATGCTGATATATATACTCAGAGACTATATCGGGCCTCGATCGACGCGATAATCTCGAGGCGAGCGTCGCGTCTGATGATGCTCTCGCGTCACTATATACTATATGGTATTGTTCGCGAGTACGTATATAGTCTCTATATGCAGCAGACATCGAGTTGTGCGAGCTTGTCACTCACCGGACTCGCTCGATAATACTCGACTCTCGCGGGGATGGAGAATGAAGCGAGTCGCGGTTCAATGGCTCTGATGGGAATGCGGCCGAAACAGAGCTGGAGAAAGAGATGAGCTTTTCTGtggggtgagagagagagagagagagagagagagagagagagagagagagagagagagagagatgtataGGCACGCAAGAGGGGGGATACTGACCGTCGGGGTGTAATTGTATGCGATGCGAGGTTGGGGGCTGCTTTTCAGGTGCGCTTGTTATTGGCGAGAGTAAATGCGGGGTGGGAAGGGATATGGGAAACGCGATGCGCTTGGCTTGATGAAGCGGCTGCTTTCTCCTGTAAAATCGACCGTTAATTTTCAGCCCTCTTTGTCTTCTCTATAACAGCAAAATTAGTAGAGTGTAGCCattaaaatgtgaaaaaataaCATGTACCTACTACAAGAAAACGCAGAAACACGATCCCACATCAGCGAAACGTCTGACCGAACGCAGGCACACTCCACTCGGCGGCTCGAACAGCTCGCCTCAGGGCCGTATTCCTCGAGCTTCTAAACGCCCTCCGCTTCTCTAAAGCATGCAAATCGATGCGCAAGCTCGAGCAAAGCCAATAACTGTATTCGCAAAACGGCTATCCGAGCCCCGACACTCTGCCCTCGAtgagaggaaggaaaaaaaagggGAAGCGTATATAGTCGCGAAGGAATAAGAACAAAGTCGACTGCAGCGCGCCGCAGCCAAAAGAGACACCCACACATAGACAGTGCACAGTGTCTCTGCTCTCTACAGCGACGGCGACGATATCGATTCCGACGGCCAATTAGGGCTAAAAGGCCCTTctgggagagaaagagagagtttGTGCTCGGCGTCTCCTCCACTTTGCCCACCTACTCGCGATTCTGTTGCAGCGTCGCTCGCGGATGTAAAGCACACGAGAGCTTTTTCTCATCTCCGTTGTGTCGTGTAATGGGGTTTCCCTATGCCGCTACTATATATACTCTGCTGTACGGAGACTaagagagctagagagagagagagagagagagaaaggattTGGCGAGCCGACTGCATGAATATGAATGCGAATATCGCTCGGCGGTCGGGTTTGCTTTTAAATTGGCTGGAAGTTGCGCGCGCGTGGAAttttctct
Coding sequences within it:
- the LOC100679990 gene encoding uncharacterized protein LOC100679990 isoform X2, producing MAKLAILCSAAIFSLVFAGGVEAGTIQTRSYNTGRDVYYYTAGMPTPRYNRRVATASVDATEKFEPYHRYISCVPRTFLFRICTLCFCTDVPSVAVCWDYKGEKCAKTQKLVDQQNNAVNNDPNGVW
- the LOC100679990 gene encoding uncharacterized protein LOC100679990 isoform X1, coding for MAKLAILCSAAIFSLVFAGGVEAGTIQTRSYNTGRDVYYYTAAGMPTPRYNRRVATASVDATEKFEPYHRYISCVPRTFLFRICTLCFCTDVPSVAVCWDYKGEKCAKTQKLVDQQNNAVNNDPNGVW